From bacterium, a single genomic window includes:
- a CDS encoding DUF3303 family protein produces the protein MLFLVKSKWQIEKAPELAQKMATGEIPEIAKWEGYCAVSDSSIGFNLYEAKDEEDLRRMWEPYLPYGKILEITAVMTVGELMQGIQK, from the coding sequence ATGTTGTTTCTTGTCAAGAGTAAGTGGCAGATTGAAAAGGCACCTGAACTTGCCCAAAAGATGGCCACTGGGGAGATCCCTGAGATAGCAAAATGGGAAGGATACTGTGCAGTCTCTGATTCATCAATTGGCTTCAATCTTTATGAAGCTAAGGATGAAGAAGATCTTCGCAGGATGTGGGAACCCTATCTTCCTTATGGAAAAATTTTAGAGATAACTGCTGTTATGACTGTTGGTGAGTTGATG